The Primulina huaijiensis isolate GDHJ02 chromosome 12, ASM1229523v2, whole genome shotgun sequence genome has a window encoding:
- the LOC140989924 gene encoding protein DETOXIFICATION 29-like produces MALVLFAGYLKNAEVAVDALSICTNILGWTVMVAIGFNAAISVRVSNELGAGRPRTAKFSVVVVVISSFLIGLLVSAFILIFRKQYPSLFSNSEAVKQVVYHLTPLLAFSIVINNIQPALSGVAIGAGWQALVAYVNIACYYLFGIPLGLIFGYAINIGVQGIWYGMITGTAVQTFILFFIVYRTNWNKEASAAALRIKTWGGESDPKGNHV; encoded by the exons ATGGCTTTGGTTCTCTTTGCTGGATACTTGAAGAACGCAGAAGTAGCTGTCGATGCTCTGTCAATATG CACAAACATATTGGGGTGGACTGTCATGGTAGCCATTGGTTTCAATGCAGCAATAAG TGTAAGGGTGTCTAACGAATTGGGGGCGGGGCGTCCAAGAACGGCGAAATtctcggtggtggtggtggtgataTCGTCGTTCTTGATCGGCCTACTCGTCTCGGCGTTCATCCTCATCTTCCGAAAACAGTATCCTTCTTTATTTTCAAACAGTGAAGCTGTCAAACAAGTTGTGTACCACCTCACACCATTGCTTGCATTCAGCATAGTCATCAACAACATCCAGCCTGCCCTCTCAG GGGTGGCTATTGGGGCTGGATGGCAAGCATTGGTTGCCTATGTTAACATTGCATGCTACTATCTCTTTGGTATTCCTTTGGGTCTAATATTTGGGTATGCAATTAACATTGGAGTACAA GGTATTTGGTATGGAATGATAACAGGAACAGCTGTGCAAACATTCATTCTCTTTTTCATTGTTTATAGAACAAATTGGAATAAAGAG GCATCTGCTGCTGCTCTAAGGATCAAGACCTGGGGAGGGGAATC